One part of the Bacillus sp. FJAT-45350 genome encodes these proteins:
- a CDS encoding pyrimidine-nucleoside phosphorylase has translation MRMVDLIEKKRDGLALSNEEIKFIIKGYTDEEIPDYQMSALAMAIFFKGMTTEERSFLTMAMVESGDQIDLSAISGIKVDKHSTGGVGDTTTIVLAPLVAAAGVPVAKMSGRGLGHTGGTIDKLESVAGLTVELENERFIDLVNQNKVAVIGQSANLTPADKKLYGLRDVTATVNSIPLIASSIMSKKIASGADAIVLDVKTGSGAFMKEIDQSRELAEAMVEIGNHLGRKTMAVISDMNQPLGKAVGNALEIKEAIDTLNGNGPEDLLELCLTLGSHMVYLAEKASSVEEARKKLEKLISSGKALDTLRTFLASQGGDPTIVDNPTKLPKAMYQIEVKSPTDGYVSSIVADKIGIGAMMLGAGRVTKDSTIDLAVGIMLEKKIGDKVQENETIATIHSNTEHVQNVVEIILNSYSFTKDATVKPTLIYDEIK, from the coding sequence ATGCGAATGGTTGATTTAATTGAAAAGAAACGTGATGGACTTGCGCTATCTAATGAAGAAATTAAATTTATTATAAAAGGGTATACGGATGAAGAAATTCCAGACTATCAAATGTCAGCATTAGCAATGGCAATTTTCTTTAAAGGAATGACTACAGAAGAACGTTCTTTTTTAACAATGGCAATGGTTGAATCAGGTGATCAAATTGATTTGTCTGCGATTAGTGGGATAAAGGTTGATAAGCATTCTACAGGTGGAGTTGGTGATACAACAACCATCGTTTTAGCTCCTTTAGTCGCTGCAGCGGGTGTGCCAGTTGCAAAGATGTCTGGTCGGGGGCTTGGACATACCGGTGGAACAATTGATAAGCTTGAATCAGTTGCTGGCTTAACTGTTGAACTTGAAAATGAACGATTTATTGACCTTGTAAATCAAAATAAAGTAGCTGTTATTGGACAAAGTGCCAATTTGACACCTGCAGATAAAAAACTCTATGGTCTACGTGACGTTACTGCGACCGTCAATTCGATACCACTCATAGCTAGTTCGATTATGAGTAAAAAGATTGCCTCTGGTGCGGATGCGATTGTATTAGATGTAAAAACTGGTTCAGGAGCATTTATGAAAGAAATTGACCAATCTCGTGAGCTTGCAGAAGCAATGGTGGAAATCGGCAATCACCTAGGTAGAAAAACAATGGCCGTAATTTCTGATATGAACCAGCCCCTTGGAAAAGCGGTTGGGAATGCTCTTGAAATAAAAGAGGCGATAGATACGTTGAATGGAAATGGTCCTGAGGATTTATTAGAGTTATGTTTAACGTTAGGCAGCCATATGGTGTATCTAGCTGAAAAGGCTTCTTCAGTTGAAGAGGCTAGAAAGAAGCTAGAGAAGCTAATTTCATCAGGAAAAGCGTTAGATACACTCCGTACATTTTTAGCATCACAGGGTGGGGATCCAACGATTGTTGATAATCCAACAAAGTTACCGAAAGCGATGTATCAGATTGAAGTGAAATCACCTACAGATGGGTATGTCTCATCTATTGTTGCAGATAAAATTGGCATAGGTGCGATGATGCTTGGAGCAGGGAGAGTAACAAAAGATTCGACAATTGACCTAGCAGTGGGTATTATGCTCGAAAAGAAAATTGGAGATAAAGTACAAGAAAACGAAACGATAGCAACCATTCATAGTAATACGGAACACGTTCAAAATGTCGTTGAAATCATTTTAAATTCCTATTCATTTACAAAGGATGCTACGGTTAAACCAACACTTATATATGACGAAATTAAATAA
- the deoB gene encoding phosphopentomutase gives MSDYRFNRIFLIVLDSVGIGEAPDAADFNDVGSDTLGHIAEKMNGLKMPNMAKLGLSHIREIKGIEKVEAPIAHFGKMEEASNGKDTMTGHWEIMGLHIKEPFRTFPDGFPDGLIKELEEFSGRKIIGNKVASGTEILDELGKEHMDTGALIVYTSADSVLQIAAHEEIVPLDELYKICKKARELTLAPEYMVGRIIARPFLGIQGEWMRTANRHDYALKPFGRTVMNELKDGGLDSIALGKISDIYDGEGITEAIRTISNDDGMDKIINSFEKDFTGLSFLNLVDFDAKFGHRRDPIGYGQALEEYDSRLKEVLDRLRDKDLLIITADHGNDPTHPGTDHTREYVPLLVHYKGQNEAKDLGVRTSFADIGATIADNFKVNVPKHGKSFLKDI, from the coding sequence ATGTCTGACTATAGATTTAACCGTATATTCTTAATTGTATTAGATTCTGTAGGTATTGGAGAAGCGCCTGATGCTGCTGATTTTAACGATGTAGGATCTGATACGTTAGGACATATCGCAGAAAAAATGAATGGACTGAAGATGCCAAATATGGCGAAACTTGGTCTAAGTCATATTCGCGAAATTAAAGGAATAGAGAAAGTAGAGGCACCAATCGCTCATTTTGGAAAGATGGAAGAGGCTTCAAATGGAAAAGACACAATGACAGGTCACTGGGAGATTATGGGTTTACATATTAAGGAGCCTTTTCGAACATTTCCTGATGGGTTCCCGGATGGACTAATAAAAGAGTTAGAAGAATTCTCTGGTCGAAAAATTATTGGAAATAAAGTTGCATCTGGCACTGAAATTCTAGATGAGTTAGGTAAGGAGCATATGGATACTGGTGCTTTGATTGTCTATACGTCAGCAGACTCAGTCCTTCAAATAGCAGCACATGAAGAAATAGTCCCACTGGATGAACTATATAAGATTTGTAAAAAAGCAAGGGAGTTAACTCTTGCTCCAGAATATATGGTTGGTAGAATTATTGCTAGACCATTTTTAGGTATCCAAGGGGAATGGATGAGAACGGCGAATCGCCACGATTATGCGTTAAAACCTTTTGGTAGAACGGTAATGAATGAGTTGAAAGACGGTGGATTAGACTCAATTGCTCTGGGGAAAATTTCTGATATATACGATGGGGAAGGAATAACAGAAGCAATCCGTACAATTTCTAACGATGATGGTATGGATAAAATCATAAATTCTTTCGAAAAAGATTTTACAGGCTTAAGCTTTTTAAATTTAGTCGACTTTGACGCTAAATTTGGGCATAGACGTGATCCGATTGGATACGGTCAAGCTTTAGAAGAATATGACAGTCGTTTAAAAGAAGTCTTAGACAGGTTACGAGATAAGGACTTACTAATTATAACTGCGGATCATGGAAATGACCCAACGCATCCAGGTACAGATCACACAAGAGAGTATGTACCACTGCTAGTCCATTACAAAGGACAAAATGAAGCGAAAGATTTAGGGGTTAGAACGTCATTTGCAGATATTGGTGCAACAATTGCTGATAACTTCAAAGTTAATGTGCCAAAGCATGGAAAGAGTTTTTTGAAGGATATTTAA
- the xerD gene encoding site-specific tyrosine recombinase XerD: MENHIQDFLHYTSVEKGRSQNTIQSYRRDLTQYEQYIKNVEQLQTVNQIERSTIMNYLYFIKDKGRADTTIARTISSIRAFHQFLQRERVTEKDPSLHIESPKAVKKIPKVLTMKEVEALLDSADGNTSFDIRNKAMLEILYATGIRVSELCSLQLEDMHLNMGFIRCDGNGKKERIIPIGNIANQIVLQYINEARPELLKKKNHNILFVNHHGNPLSRQGFWKVLKKLSIKANIEKELTPHTLRHSFATHLLENGADLRAVQEMLGHADISTTQIYTHVTKARLKDVYSSFHPRA, translated from the coding sequence TTGGAGAATCATATACAAGATTTCCTTCATTATACTAGTGTTGAAAAAGGTCGTTCTCAAAATACAATCCAATCGTATCGTCGAGATTTAACACAATATGAACAATACATTAAGAATGTAGAGCAATTACAAACTGTAAATCAAATTGAACGGTCAACGATTATGAATTATTTATACTTTATTAAAGATAAAGGGCGAGCTGATACAACAATTGCACGGACGATATCCTCGATACGAGCATTTCATCAATTTTTACAAAGAGAAAGGGTTACTGAGAAAGACCCTTCATTACATATCGAATCACCAAAAGCAGTAAAGAAAATTCCAAAAGTATTGACTATGAAAGAAGTAGAAGCGCTATTAGACTCGGCAGATGGAAATACTTCTTTTGATATTCGCAATAAAGCTATGTTAGAAATATTATATGCAACTGGTATTCGTGTTTCTGAACTTTGTTCTTTGCAGCTGGAGGATATGCACTTGAATATGGGTTTTATTCGCTGCGATGGGAATGGGAAAAAGGAAAGAATCATTCCTATTGGTAACATCGCAAATCAGATTGTTCTTCAGTACATAAACGAAGCAAGACCAGAGCTTCTAAAGAAAAAGAACCATAATATTTTATTTGTTAATCACCACGGAAATCCATTATCAAGACAAGGGTTCTGGAAAGTTTTAAAAAAATTATCGATAAAAGCTAATATCGAGAAAGAATTAACCCCCCATACTCTTAGACATTCCTTTGCTACACATTTATTAGAAAATGGGGCAGACTTACGAGCAGTTCAGGAAATGTTAGGACATGCGGATATTTCAACGACACAAATTTATACTCATGTAACAAAGGCAAGGCTAAAAGATGTGTATTCTAGTTTCCATCCGAGAGCGTGA
- a CDS encoding YqzK family protein, translated as MGSLFEFVWNTCKVFILFMGCTLMFYYGILWISEEYESYHRYDEPQGRAVKVFQMEETESTWVDRLMLFYHFGE; from the coding sequence ATGGGCTCATTATTTGAGTTTGTATGGAATACATGTAAAGTGTTTATATTATTTATGGGATGCACACTTATGTTCTATTATGGTATTCTATGGATTAGTGAGGAATATGAAAGCTATCACCGTTACGATGAGCCGCAAGGGCGAGCAGTCAAGGTATTTCAGATGGAAGAAACAGAGTCAACTTGGGTTGACCGTTTAATGCTTTTCTATCATTTCGGTGAGTAA
- the fur gene encoding ferric iron uptake transcriptional regulator: protein MEKRIERIKKQLHSQSYKLTPQREATVRVLLEHEEDHLSAEDVYLLVKEKAPEIGLATVYRTLELLNELKVVDKINFGDGVSRYDLRQEGAAHFHHHLVCIDCGAVDEIQDDLLGDVEEIVERDFNFKIKDHRLTFHGICHRCIDNHKEDEEQQQ, encoded by the coding sequence ATGGAGAAACGAATAGAACGCATAAAGAAGCAATTGCATTCGCAAAGCTACAAGTTAACCCCACAACGTGAGGCAACCGTACGAGTTCTACTAGAACATGAGGAAGATCATTTGAGTGCGGAAGACGTCTATTTACTAGTTAAAGAGAAGGCGCCAGAAATAGGCTTGGCTACTGTTTATCGTACATTAGAGCTTTTAAATGAATTAAAAGTCGTTGATAAAATAAATTTTGGTGATGGTGTATCTAGGTATGACCTACGTCAAGAAGGGGCAGCTCACTTTCATCATCATTTAGTTTGTATTGACTGTGGTGCAGTTGACGAAATCCAAGACGACTTACTTGGGGATGTTGAAGAAATTGTTGAAAGAGACTTTAATTTTAAGATAAAAGACCATAGACTAACTTTCCATGGGATTTGCCACCGCTGTATCGATAACCATAAAGAGGATGAAGAACAACAACAATAA
- the spoIIM gene encoding stage II sporulation protein M: MKRNGIGQAIAIHIEENRPIYLFTIVLFLMGIVFGAIVVNSLSLAQRNDLYMYLNQFFGQVSEGHFAQASAMFSASFAHYAKYVGLMWILGLSIIGLPVILILLFLKGVVVGFTVGFLVNQMGMTGFLLSFVSVMPQNFLLVPAFIITATAAVAFSLKMIRNQFIKRNNEPVFPQFLRYSMLILCVGAVLAIASAFEAYVSPVLMRIVISSMG, translated from the coding sequence ATGAAAAGGAATGGAATAGGACAGGCAATTGCTATTCATATTGAAGAGAATCGGCCTATCTATCTTTTTACGATTGTATTATTTTTAATGGGTATCGTTTTTGGGGCAATTGTCGTTAATAGTTTGAGCTTAGCGCAAAGAAACGATTTATATATGTATTTGAATCAGTTTTTCGGACAAGTGTCAGAAGGTCATTTTGCACAGGCGTCAGCAATGTTTAGTGCTAGTTTCGCCCATTATGCTAAGTATGTTGGCTTAATGTGGATATTAGGACTTTCAATTATTGGTTTACCTGTTATATTAATTCTTTTATTTCTTAAGGGAGTTGTAGTTGGCTTTACTGTTGGATTTCTTGTCAATCAAATGGGAATGACAGGATTTCTACTTTCGTTCGTTTCAGTCATGCCACAGAATTTTCTACTTGTTCCAGCATTTATTATCACTGCTACAGCAGCGGTTGCCTTTTCTCTTAAAATGATTCGTAACCAGTTTATTAAAAGAAATAATGAACCAGTGTTTCCTCAATTCTTACGGTATTCTATGTTGATTTTGTGTGTTGGGGCAGTTCTTGCGATAGCTTCAGCTTTTGAAGCGTATGTCTCTCCAGTATTAATGAGAATTGTAATAAGTTCAATGGGGTAA
- a CDS encoding endonuclease Q family protein, whose product MKDYYVDLHIHIGRTETNRPVKITAAKSLTLKAVLDFACNVKGLDCIGIIDCHVPEVISELEALLNDSATEHELGGIHYNGLTLFLGSELEVYDETCKGPIHVLVYFPYLEQLKHFSQWLKDRMKNISLSSQRIYEKGIVLQKKVKELNGLFIPAHVFTPHKSLYGKGVETSLSEVFDPDMIDAIELGLSSDTNMVQNIEELKRVPFLSNSDAHSLEKIAREYQIIRMREPVFSELRKALLLQDNRGVVANYGLDPRLGKYYFTSCEACFTPVYEESNKHDFLCSICGYKRYTMGVLQRIGQLTSEKVDNNRPPYHHQIPLEYIPKLGPKTLEKLRNKFGTDMSIIHDATLEELEKVCTKEVAKRIIKARNGELHIQFGGAGRYGKVEVE is encoded by the coding sequence ATGAAAGATTATTACGTTGATTTGCATATCCATATAGGTAGAACTGAAACAAATCGACCTGTGAAAATAACAGCAGCTAAATCATTGACATTAAAAGCAGTATTAGACTTTGCATGTAATGTGAAAGGATTAGATTGCATCGGTATAATTGACTGTCATGTACCAGAAGTCATTTCTGAACTTGAAGCTCTTCTAAATGATAGCGCAACTGAGCATGAATTGGGTGGCATTCATTATAATGGTCTAACCCTGTTCTTAGGTTCAGAACTTGAAGTATATGATGAAACTTGCAAAGGTCCTATTCATGTATTAGTCTACTTTCCCTATCTAGAACAACTAAAACATTTTAGTCAGTGGCTAAAGGATCGAATGAAAAACATTTCATTAAGTTCACAACGGATTTATGAAAAGGGGATTGTATTACAGAAGAAGGTTAAAGAACTTAATGGTCTCTTTATTCCTGCTCACGTGTTTACCCCGCATAAGAGTTTATATGGTAAAGGTGTGGAAACTAGTTTATCAGAAGTATTTGATCCGGATATGATTGATGCAATTGAGCTAGGCTTAAGTTCTGATACAAATATGGTGCAAAACATAGAAGAGTTGAAGCGAGTTCCATTTCTATCTAATTCAGATGCACATTCCCTTGAAAAAATTGCTCGTGAGTATCAGATTATTCGTATGAGGGAACCGGTTTTTTCGGAATTAAGAAAAGCATTACTCCTTCAGGATAATAGAGGAGTGGTAGCAAACTACGGACTTGACCCTAGACTAGGGAAATATTATTTTACTAGTTGTGAGGCGTGTTTTACTCCTGTATATGAAGAGAGTAATAAACATGATTTTCTTTGTTCGATTTGTGGATATAAAAGATATACGATGGGAGTTTTACAACGAATCGGTCAATTAACTAGTGAGAAAGTAGATAATAATAGACCTCCATACCATCATCAAATACCATTAGAATATATTCCAAAGTTAGGACCTAAAACTCTGGAGAAATTAAGAAACAAATTTGGAACAGATATGAGTATAATTCATGATGCAACATTGGAAGAGTTAGAAAAAGTATGTACAAAGGAAGTTGCTAAACGAATTATAAAAGCTAGAAACGGCGAACTACACATTCAATTTGGAGGTGCTGGTCGCTACGGAAAGGTCGAGGTGGAATAA
- a CDS encoding NUDIX domain-containing protein has translation MSDSLFEKTISSETVYKGRIIDLKIDEVELPNGKTSKRELINHPGAVAIIALTPEGKLLLIRQFRKPLEKVIVEIPAGKLEANEDPADCAKRELEEETGFTTAELEHVTSFYTSPGFADEIVHLYFTDKLLPGKQETDDDEFVEVIEATLAQAEEMIQSKEIYDAKTAYAIQYLKLRSFK, from the coding sequence ATGTCAGATTCATTATTTGAAAAAACGATTTCATCAGAAACAGTTTATAAAGGACGTATCATTGACCTGAAAATTGATGAAGTTGAACTTCCTAATGGAAAAACTAGCAAACGTGAGCTTATTAATCATCCCGGTGCAGTAGCAATTATTGCCTTAACCCCTGAAGGGAAGCTTCTTCTGATTCGTCAATTTCGAAAGCCTCTCGAAAAGGTAATCGTTGAAATTCCTGCTGGTAAACTTGAGGCAAATGAAGACCCTGCTGATTGTGCAAAACGAGAGTTAGAAGAAGAAACTGGCTTTACAACAGCTGAATTAGAACATGTTACTTCATTTTATACATCACCTGGATTTGCAGATGAAATTGTTCATTTGTATTTTACTGATAAACTTCTACCTGGTAAGCAAGAAACAGACGATGATGAGTTTGTAGAAGTGATAGAAGCAACACTTGCCCAAGCTGAAGAAATGATTCAGTCCAAAGAGATATACGATGCTAAAACAGCTTATGCAATTCAATATTTAAAATTGAGAAGTTTTAAATAA
- the mciZ gene encoding Z-ring formation inhibitor MciZ, translated as MKIYVKENGITFAGKAWEIKAALKKYMTTYETIKEWTNHNETKMYQPASK; from the coding sequence ATGAAAATTTATGTGAAAGAAAATGGGATTACGTTCGCAGGAAAAGCATGGGAAATAAAGGCTGCATTAAAAAAATATATGACGACCTATGAAACGATCAAAGAATGGACAAACCATAATGAAACTAAAATGTATCAACCTGCTTCTAAATAA
- a CDS encoding DUF3866 family protein, translating to MYKELVVEVKKILFEDDNIQLLETSDGAKKAMLYKAIQKRTDDGKRVIVNHTAVHLALGTGGWDIVKASLDSAPYEREEVGHIIKARYLPSQHSVLSVEAQESPDHQIFKKECKLDGKKILLGELHSMIPIVYSTVKVIDPTKKITVIISDQAAIPLAISEHIRQLKQDKLFDTITIGQAFGGDYEAVNLQTALQFAVEKLNSDLIIISLGPGVVGTGTKYGFSGTVLADWANIVGALGGIPVWIPRISFKDERERHIGISHHTLLPLKDFTYPKSILPLPFLKEEWRVHLEEQSNLVNNKHNIIWKRIDDSFLRKWEQFVKEYPITIKTMGRDYFDDPAFFYGVFVATIFYLEAG from the coding sequence ATGTATAAGGAGCTTGTTGTAGAAGTAAAAAAGATTCTCTTTGAGGATGATAATATACAATTATTAGAAACATCTGACGGAGCAAAAAAGGCAATGCTCTACAAAGCAATTCAAAAAAGAACTGATGATGGCAAAAGAGTAATTGTTAATCATACGGCAGTACATTTGGCGTTAGGTACGGGGGGCTGGGATATTGTAAAAGCTAGTCTTGATTCAGCGCCTTATGAACGTGAAGAAGTTGGTCATATAATAAAGGCAAGGTATTTACCAAGTCAACATAGTGTCTTGTCAGTAGAAGCTCAAGAAAGCCCCGACCATCAAATTTTTAAAAAGGAATGCAAGCTTGATGGAAAAAAGATTTTACTTGGTGAGCTTCATAGCATGATTCCTATTGTCTATTCAACAGTTAAAGTTATAGATCCAACCAAGAAAATAACCGTAATTATTAGTGATCAGGCAGCAATTCCACTAGCAATTAGTGAGCATATTCGTCAGTTAAAGCAAGATAAGCTTTTTGACACGATTACAATCGGGCAAGCATTTGGTGGAGATTACGAGGCTGTAAATTTGCAAACGGCATTACAATTCGCTGTAGAAAAACTAAATAGCGATCTGATAATTATATCGTTAGGACCAGGTGTTGTTGGAACTGGAACAAAGTATGGATTTAGTGGCACAGTACTTGCAGATTGGGCAAATATTGTAGGAGCTTTAGGTGGAATACCTGTTTGGATTCCACGAATTTCTTTTAAGGACGAAAGAGAACGCCATATTGGGATAAGTCATCATACATTATTACCATTAAAGGATTTTACGTATCCAAAGAGTATTCTGCCATTACCTTTTTTAAAGGAAGAATGGCGTGTACATTTAGAAGAACAGAGTAATTTAGTGAATAATAAACACAACATTATTTGGAAAAGGATAGATGATTCTTTTCTACGGAAATGGGAACAATTTGTAAAAGAGTACCCGATTACGATTAAAACGATGGGCAGAGATTATTTTGATGACCCTGCTTTTTTTTATGGAGTCTTCGTAGCTACTATCTTTTATTTAGAAGCAGGTTGA
- a CDS encoding TlpA disulfide reductase family protein — protein sequence MSKSRFISAIVLLIAGALVAFLVITNEPQYQVGAEQGMIAPDFILPVWGTDEEASLEDFHGDIIVMNLWASWCPPCIKEMPDLMKLYDDYQDKGVTVLGVNMNKYERTKTAMDEFMIDLNVTIPTVIDVDGEVADDYQISALPTTYIIDREGVIQQVIRGEVNYEGLESILLQMLD from the coding sequence ATGAGCAAGAGTAGATTTATAAGTGCGATAGTATTATTAATCGCTGGAGCATTGGTTGCTTTCCTAGTTATAACAAATGAGCCTCAATATCAAGTAGGGGCAGAGCAAGGGATGATAGCACCTGATTTTATTCTTCCTGTTTGGGGAACAGACGAGGAAGCTTCATTAGAGGATTTTCATGGAGATATTATAGTAATGAACCTTTGGGCTTCGTGGTGTCCACCATGTATTAAAGAAATGCCCGATTTGATGAAACTTTATGATGACTATCAAGATAAAGGTGTTACAGTACTGGGTGTTAATATGAATAAATATGAACGAACAAAAACAGCTATGGATGAATTTATGATTGATTTGAATGTTACGATTCCTACTGTAATTGATGTAGATGGGGAAGTTGCTGATGATTATCAGATATCTGCCCTTCCGACGACGTATATTATTGATAGAGAAGGTGTGATTCAGCAAGTAATTCGTGGGGAAGTTAACTATGAAGGACTAGAGTCGATTTTATTACAGATGCTAGACTAA
- the uppP gene encoding undecaprenyl-diphosphatase UppP: MSVIEALIFGIVQGITEFLPVSSTAHIVITQMVFGYTFPGLAFEIYLHIASILAVMIYFRKDIVAVVTGFFAFFKERSKENKVHFFFAIYIVVATMITGVLGMILSDFVGDTMKTPIFISIALTVTGFALIFIERFHRYGSRTDKDMTFVDSVIVGLGQTLAVFPGISRSGSTLVVSLLLGLNKETAVRYSFLLSIPVILGSTVLAFDELGSGMFSSIGAPALIVAFISTFIFSWLGIVWLIEFLKKSKLIYFAIYCFAVAILVYLFIDPTTVIDV, encoded by the coding sequence ATGTCAGTTATTGAAGCATTAATCTTCGGTATTGTTCAGGGAATAACTGAATTTTTACCGGTATCTAGTACAGCACATATTGTTATTACACAAATGGTTTTTGGATATACGTTTCCTGGGCTAGCTTTTGAAATCTATTTACATATTGCTTCAATCCTAGCAGTTATGATTTATTTTCGCAAAGATATTGTTGCGGTAGTTACAGGTTTTTTTGCATTTTTTAAAGAACGTTCAAAGGAAAATAAAGTTCATTTCTTTTTTGCCATTTATATTGTAGTGGCAACAATGATTACTGGTGTTTTAGGTATGATATTAAGTGATTTTGTTGGAGATACAATGAAGACACCTATTTTCATATCAATAGCTCTAACAGTAACTGGATTTGCTCTTATTTTTATTGAACGATTCCACAGATACGGCTCTCGTACTGATAAAGATATGACATTTGTTGACTCGGTAATCGTCGGTCTTGGTCAGACATTAGCTGTATTCCCTGGTATTTCACGCTCAGGTTCAACCCTAGTTGTGTCACTATTATTAGGTTTGAATAAAGAAACGGCTGTAAGATACTCATTCTTATTATCTATTCCCGTTATATTAGGATCTACTGTACTAGCATTTGATGAATTAGGGTCAGGAATGTTTTCATCTATCGGAGCTCCAGCATTGATTGTTGCATTTATTTCTACATTTATCTTCTCTTGGTTAGGAATTGTTTGGTTAATTGAATTCTTGAAAAAGAGTAAGCTTATCTACTTTGCAATCTATTGTTTTGCTGTTGCGATTTTAGTCTATCTATTTATTGACCCAACAACAGTTATTGATGTGTAA
- a CDS encoding CobW family GTP-binding protein: MSISKIPVYLITGFLGSGKTTVLTDIVKYYKQKGLNAGVVLNELGEVNVEKDLFQDDAPMIELLNGCICCTIQDDLTNELDQFIQMYKRDNNQLDVLLIEGTGVANPAEVIEALTHPQLINDVEIKSVISLIDASRFLEYQSIFSSSKDIRTVLKQQVTNSTLTILNKVDLVDQNKLKKVKKKITEISNSAELVEASYGKAGIDVLLKERMKTTSMHLKEEYKHSCCDGPEHEQHEGCSHKHEHDHPHLFQAIKFDGISVIDRIMLEKWLKQLPDTVVRAKGIVQLTETPRPFQFQYASGQLHLSKIQQDKKIDPCIIIIGHGLEVEKLRESFEESVNN; the protein is encoded by the coding sequence ATGAGCATTAGTAAAATTCCTGTTTATTTGATCACTGGTTTTTTAGGTAGTGGAAAAACAACGGTTCTTACTGATATTGTAAAGTATTATAAACAAAAAGGATTAAACGCTGGGGTTGTGTTGAACGAGCTAGGAGAGGTCAATGTAGAGAAAGATTTATTTCAAGATGATGCTCCAATGATTGAACTATTAAATGGTTGTATTTGTTGCACAATACAAGATGACTTAACAAACGAGCTAGATCAATTCATTCAAATGTACAAAAGAGATAACAATCAATTAGACGTGTTATTAATAGAGGGAACAGGTGTGGCAAATCCGGCAGAAGTAATTGAGGCTTTGACACATCCACAGTTAATCAATGATGTAGAAATAAAATCAGTAATTAGTTTAATTGATGCGAGTAGGTTCCTTGAGTATCAAAGTATTTTCTCAAGCTCAAAGGATATACGTACAGTACTTAAGCAACAGGTAACAAATAGTACACTAACAATACTTAATAAAGTAGATTTAGTTGACCAGAACAAATTAAAAAAGGTAAAAAAGAAAATCACAGAAATATCTAATAGTGCAGAATTGGTTGAAGCATCCTATGGTAAAGCTGGAATAGATGTTCTGTTAAAAGAGCGAATGAAAACGACTTCTATGCACTTGAAAGAAGAGTACAAACATTCATGTTGTGATGGGCCTGAACATGAGCAACATGAAGGGTGCAGTCATAAACATGAACACGACCATCCACATTTATTTCAAGCAATAAAGTTTGACGGCATTTCAGTAATTGACAGAATAATGCTAGAAAAGTGGTTAAAGCAATTACCAGACACTGTTGTGAGGGCCAAGGGGATTGTACAACTAACTGAAACACCAAGACCGTTTCAATTTCAATACGCATCGGGGCAACTTCACCTCTCGAAAATACAACAAGATAAAAAAATTGACCCTTGCATTATCATTATCGGTCATGGACTAGAAGTAGAGAAGCTCAGAGAATCGTTTGAAGAAAGTGTCAATAACTAA